One region of Malania oleifera isolate guangnan ecotype guangnan chromosome 6, ASM2987363v1, whole genome shotgun sequence genomic DNA includes:
- the LOC131157531 gene encoding BTB/POZ domain and ankyrin repeat-containing protein NPR1 has protein sequence MESRATFSDSNDFSGSSSICCLTPTETLSQEVCAPDIAALRRLSDSLESVFESPDSGLFSDAKIVVAGGRKVHVHRCILVARSPFFRAVFSGGGAPVELKLKELASDFDIGFDSLVAVLIYLYSGKVRPLPRGVCVCVDEDCVHVACQPAVEFLVEVLYASFLFQVSELVALYQRHLLDILDKVSMDDILVILSVANMCDKACERLLTRSIEIIIKSDIDSITIAKALPSHIVKQIMDSRLELGLDGPGNSIFPDKHVRRIHRALDSDDVELVRMLLKEAHATLDEACALHYAVAYCDAKTTTELLDLGLADVNHRNSRGYTVLHIAAMRKEPNIIVSLLTKGARASDLTLDGRKALQISKRVTRAVDYYKSPEDGKPTPKDRLCIEILEQAERRDPLPGEAPVSLAMAGDDLRMKLLYLENRVGLAKLLFPMEAKVAMEIAQVDGTSEFSLADIRSKNGAQSVDLNEAPFIIKEEHLSRMRALSKTVELGKRFFPRCSNVLNKIMDADDLSELAYLGNDTLEERRLKKRRYLELQEVLGKAFNEDKEEYDKSGISSSSSSTSGVTRSTSGPARSNGKLTCRR, from the exons ATGGAGAGCCGAGCTACTTTCTCTGATTCTAACGATTTCAGCGGAAGCAGCAGCATATGCTGCTTGACCCCCACCGAAACCCTCTCGCAAGAAGTCTGCGCGCCCGACATCGCAGCCCTACGGCGACTCTCTGACAGCCTCGAGTCTGTCTTCGAGTCGCCGGACTCCGGCCTCTTCTCCGACGCGAAGATCGTCGTTGCCGGTGGCCGGAAAGTCCACGTCCACCGATGCATCCTCGTGGCGAGAAGTCCTTTCTTCAGGGCTGTATTCTCCGGGGGAGGAGCTCCTGTGGAGCTCAAATTGAAGGAACTGGCGAGTGACTTCGACATCGGGTTCGATTCGCTTGTGGCTGTTTTGATTTATTTGTATAGTGGAAAGGTGAGGCCGTTGCCGAGAGGCGTTTGCGTCTGCGTCGACGAGGACTGCGTGCACGTTGCGTGTCAACCCGCGGTGGAGTTCTTGGTGGAAGTGCTCTATGCCTCGTTCCTGTTTCAGGTGTCTGAATTGGTCGCTCTTTATCAG AGGCACCTACTTGACATACTTGACAAGGTTTCTATGGATGATATTTTGGTGATTTTATCTGTTGCAAATATGTGTGATAAAGCTTGCGAGAGATTGCTGACAAGGTCTATTGAGATAATTATCAAATCTGATATTGATTCCATAACTATTGCAAAAGCCTTACCTTCTCATATTGTAAAACAAATCATGGATTCACGTTTGGAACTTGGTTTAGATGGACCTGGAAACAGCATTTTTCCTGATAAACATGTGAGGAGAATACACAGGGCTTTGGATTCAGATGATGTTGAGTTAGTTAGAATGCTATTGAAAGAGGCGCATGCTACTTTGGATGAGGCATGTGCACTCCACTATGCTGTGGCATATTGTGATGCAAAGACCACAACAGAGCTTCTTGATCTTGGACTAGCTGATGTTAACCATAGAAATTCTAGAGGCTACACAGTGCTGCACATTGCTGCAATGAGGAAAGAGCCTAATATTATAGTATCCCTTCTGACAAAGGGAGCCAGAGCGTCTGATCTTACATTAGATGGTAGGAAGGCCCTTCAGATCTCAAAAAGAGTCACCAGGGCTGTTGATTACTATAAATCCCCTGAAGATGGAAAACCTACTCCCAAGGATCGGTTGTGTATAGAGATACTGGAGCAGGCAGAAAGAAGAGATCCATTACCTGGAGAAGCACCTGTTTCTCTTGCAATGGCTGGTGACGATCTGCGTATGAAGTTGTTGTACCTTGAGAATAGAG TTGGGCTAGCAAAACTTCTATTCCCCATGGAAGCAAAAGTCGCAATGGAGATTGCTCAAGTGGATGGCACTTCTGAGTTTTCTTTAGCAGATATTAGGTCTAAAAATGGTGCCCAGTCAGTGGACTTGAACGAGGCTCCTTTCATAATTAAAGAGGAGCATCTAAGCAGGATGAGAGCGCTCTCCAAAACAG TGGAACTTGGAAAGCGCTTTTTCCCTCGTTGTTCCAATGTACTCAATAAGATCATGGATGCGGATGACTTATCAGAGCTAGCTTACCTTGGTAATGACACGCTAGAAGAAAGACGCTTGAAGAAGAGAAGGTACTTGGAGCTCCAAGAAGTTCTAGGCAAAGCATTCAATGAAGATAAAGAGGAGTACGATAAGTCTGGCATCTCATCGTCTTCTTCATCAACATCTGGTGTGACTAGGTCAACATCTGGGCCAGCAAGGTCAAATGGTAAACTCACCTGCAGAAGATAA